A stretch of the Musa acuminata AAA Group cultivar baxijiao chromosome BXJ2-7, Cavendish_Baxijiao_AAA, whole genome shotgun sequence genome encodes the following:
- the LOC135616078 gene encoding large ribosomal subunit protein P1-like isoform X2 produces the protein MAASSIGELACTYAALILHDDGIPITAANLTIESYWAPLFAKLLEKRSVDDLILSVGSGGGGVAVAVSAGPAAGAGGGAAPAADPAAEEKKEEPKEESDDDMGFSLFD, from the exons ATGGCCGCTTCTTCAATCGGAGAGCTCGCCTGCACCTACGCCGCTCTCATCCTCCACGATGATGGCATCCCCATCACG GCCGCCAACTTGACGATCGAATCCTACTGGGCGCCCCTCTTCGCCAAGCTCCTCGAGAAGAGGAGCGTCGATGATCTCATCTTGAGCGTCGGCTCCG GGGGAGGTGGTGTTGCTGTGGCGGTCTCCGCCGGCCCGGCCGCCGGTGCGGGTGGTGGCGCTGCCCCTGCTGCTGATCCAGCCGCGGAGGAGAAAAAG GAGGAGCCCAAGGAAGAGAGTGATGACGACATGGGATTCAGTTTGTTTGATTAG
- the LOC103990455 gene encoding AT-hook motif nuclear-localized protein 1 isoform X2 translates to MEGSEQGGAPSPSVAVAAAVVGEEKPASEISGMAAEPIKKKTGRPRKYGPDGSLLRPLNPMPISASVPAGVKYTSAAAVGATLKRGRGRPVGSMAKTPQLGFDLEHLEMGACSAGANFTPHVITVASGEDVTMKIISFSQQGPRAICILSANGIISNVALRQPYSSGGTLTYEGRFELLSLSGSFMPTENGGTRSRSGGLSVSLASPDGRVVGGGVAGLLVAASPVQVVVGSFLPSYQMEQKIKKPRLEAGSASTPPSAAPSSSADAEEAFGSGQGQQDRAATGKLDPSTTSPLGEESWAASLRSVPADINMSLPGG, encoded by the exons ATGGAGGGCAGCGAACAAGGAGGGGCCCCTTCTCCTTCGGTGGCTGTGGCGGCTGCGGTGGTCGGGGAGGAGAAGCCCGCCAGCGAGATCAGTGGGATGGCCGCGGAGCCGATCAAGAAGAAGACGGGGAGACCGAGGAAGTACGGGCCGGACGGGAGCCTGCTTCGGCCGCTGAACCCGATGCCGATCTCGGCGTCAGTGCCGGCAGGCGTCAAGTACACGTCGGCGGCCGCGGTGGGGGCGACGTTGAAGCGGGGTAGAGGGCGGCCAGTGGGTTCGATGGCGAAGACGCCACAGTTGGGATTCGATTTGGAGCATTTAG AGATGGGAGCCTGCTCTGCCGGAGCAAATTTCACACCTCATGTCATCACCGTTGCTTCTGGCGAG GATGTTACCATGAAGATCATATCATTTTCACAGCAAGGGCCTCGAGCAATTTGTATTTTATCTGCTAATGGTATTATCTCAAATGTCGCACTTCGTCAACCATATTCAAGTGGTGGTACATTAACTTATGAG GGCCGTTTCGAACTGCTCTCCTTATCTGGATCTTTCATGCCAACCGAAAATGGAGGAACGAGAAGCCGATCGGGTGGTCTAAGTGTTTCTTTGGCAAGTCCAGATGGTCGAGTCGTCGGCGGAGGAGTTGCTGGTTTGCTGGTGGCTGCAAGTCCAGTGCAG GTTGTAGTGGGAAGTTTCTTGCCAAGTTACCAGATGGAGCAGAAAATTAAGAAGCCCAGACTGGAAGCTGGATCAGCATCGACACCACCGTCCGCCGCTCCCAGTTCCAGCGCAGACGCGGAGGAAGCTTTCGGAAGCGGGCAAGGGCAGCAGGATCGGGCGGCAACCGGGAAACTGGATCCTTCAACTACATCCCCTCTCGGGGAGGAAAGCTGGGCTGCTTCCTTACGGTCAGTGCCTGCAGACATAAACATGAGTTTGCCTGGAGGATGA
- the LOC103990455 gene encoding AT-hook motif nuclear-localized protein 1 isoform X1 has protein sequence MEGSEQGGAPSPSVAVAAAVVGEEKPASEISGMAAEPIKKKTGRPRKYGPDGSLLRPLNPMPISASVPAGVKYTSAAAVGATLKRGRGRPVGSMAKTPQLGFDLEHLVEMGACSAGANFTPHVITVASGEDVTMKIISFSQQGPRAICILSANGIISNVALRQPYSSGGTLTYEGRFELLSLSGSFMPTENGGTRSRSGGLSVSLASPDGRVVGGGVAGLLVAASPVQVVVGSFLPSYQMEQKIKKPRLEAGSASTPPSAAPSSSADAEEAFGSGQGQQDRAATGKLDPSTTSPLGEESWAASLRSVPADINMSLPGG, from the exons ATGGAGGGCAGCGAACAAGGAGGGGCCCCTTCTCCTTCGGTGGCTGTGGCGGCTGCGGTGGTCGGGGAGGAGAAGCCCGCCAGCGAGATCAGTGGGATGGCCGCGGAGCCGATCAAGAAGAAGACGGGGAGACCGAGGAAGTACGGGCCGGACGGGAGCCTGCTTCGGCCGCTGAACCCGATGCCGATCTCGGCGTCAGTGCCGGCAGGCGTCAAGTACACGTCGGCGGCCGCGGTGGGGGCGACGTTGAAGCGGGGTAGAGGGCGGCCAGTGGGTTCGATGGCGAAGACGCCACAGTTGGGATTCGATTTGGAGCATTTAG TAGAGATGGGAGCCTGCTCTGCCGGAGCAAATTTCACACCTCATGTCATCACCGTTGCTTCTGGCGAG GATGTTACCATGAAGATCATATCATTTTCACAGCAAGGGCCTCGAGCAATTTGTATTTTATCTGCTAATGGTATTATCTCAAATGTCGCACTTCGTCAACCATATTCAAGTGGTGGTACATTAACTTATGAG GGCCGTTTCGAACTGCTCTCCTTATCTGGATCTTTCATGCCAACCGAAAATGGAGGAACGAGAAGCCGATCGGGTGGTCTAAGTGTTTCTTTGGCAAGTCCAGATGGTCGAGTCGTCGGCGGAGGAGTTGCTGGTTTGCTGGTGGCTGCAAGTCCAGTGCAG GTTGTAGTGGGAAGTTTCTTGCCAAGTTACCAGATGGAGCAGAAAATTAAGAAGCCCAGACTGGAAGCTGGATCAGCATCGACACCACCGTCCGCCGCTCCCAGTTCCAGCGCAGACGCGGAGGAAGCTTTCGGAAGCGGGCAAGGGCAGCAGGATCGGGCGGCAACCGGGAAACTGGATCCTTCAACTACATCCCCTCTCGGGGAGGAAAGCTGGGCTGCTTCCTTACGGTCAGTGCCTGCAGACATAAACATGAGTTTGCCTGGAGGATGA
- the LOC103990456 gene encoding small ribosomal subunit protein uS10z/uS10x — MAAAYGAMKPTKLGLEEPQEQLHRIRITLSSKNVKNLEKVCADLVRGAKDKRLTVKGPVRMPTKVLHITTRKSPCGEGTNTWDRFELRVHKRVIDLVSSSEVVKQITSITIEPGVEVEVTIAES; from the exons ATGGCGGCGGCGTACGGAGCAATGAAACCGACCAAGTTGGGGCTTGAAGAGCCCCAGGAGCAGCTCCACCGTATCCGGATCACCCTATCCTCCAAGAACGTCAAGAATCTCGAGAAGG TTTGTGCGGATCTGGTGAGGGGAGCGAAGGACAAGCGGCTGACCGTGAAGGGGCCCGTGAGAATGCCCACCAAGGTCCTCCACATCACCACCAGGAAATCTCCTTGTGGCGAAG GAACCAACACATGGGATCGATTTGAGCTCCGTGTACACAAGAGGGTGATCGATCTTGTCAGCTCTTCCGAGGTTGTGAAGCAGATTACCTCGATCACCATCGAACCTGGGGTGGAGGTCGAAGTGACAATTGCAGAATCGTAA
- the LOC135616078 gene encoding large ribosomal subunit protein P1-like isoform X1 — MAASSIGELACTYAALILHDDGIPITAANLTIESYWAPLFAKLLEKRSVDDLILSVGSGGGGGVAVAVSAGPAAGAGGGAAPAADPAAEEKKEEPKEESDDDMGFSLFD, encoded by the exons ATGGCCGCTTCTTCAATCGGAGAGCTCGCCTGCACCTACGCCGCTCTCATCCTCCACGATGATGGCATCCCCATCACG GCCGCCAACTTGACGATCGAATCCTACTGGGCGCCCCTCTTCGCCAAGCTCCTCGAGAAGAGGAGCGTCGATGATCTCATCTTGAGCGTCGGCTCCGGTG GGGGAGGTGGTGTTGCTGTGGCGGTCTCCGCCGGCCCGGCCGCCGGTGCGGGTGGTGGCGCTGCCCCTGCTGCTGATCCAGCCGCGGAGGAGAAAAAG GAGGAGCCCAAGGAAGAGAGTGATGACGACATGGGATTCAGTTTGTTTGATTAG